The genomic stretch ATACGCTAAAGCATGTTTAATTTCAGCGCGCTCGAAGAAGCGAAGCCCACCGTACACACGATACGGAATTGCTGCGGAGAATAGAGCATGCTCGATGATGCGTGACTGAGCATTGCTGCGATAGAGCAAAGCAATTTCAGTACGCTTGATACCGCTATTTACTAAAGCTTTGATTTCATCTACGAGCCAGGCGGCTTCTGCATGATCACTTGGAGCATCATAGATGCGGACTGGCTCGCCATGACCAGCATCGGTGCGCAGGTTTTTACCTAGACGATCCGTATTATTAGAAATAAGATAGTTGGCCGTATCTAAGATGTGGCCATGCGAGCGATAGTTTTGCTCAAGCTTCACCATCATGGGGTGGTATTGCTTTTCATACAAACGCATATTCTCAACGTCTGCACCACGGAAGGCATAAATACTTTGATCGTCATCACCCACCGCGAAGACTGCACTACTTCCCATGCCGCTCACATTTACACGGCTTGCATCGTGACCAGAAAGTAATTTAAGCCAAGCGTATTGCAGTGCATTGGTATCTTGAAACTCATCAATCAAGATATGGCGGAAACGCTCTTGATAGTGCGTGCGAATGGCTTCGTTATGTTTGAGTAATTCATAGCTACGCAATAAGAGTTCAGCAAAGTCGACCACACCCTCACGCTGACACTGCTCATCGTAAGCTGCATACAACTGAGCCATCTTGCCCTGGAAGTCATCCCCTACGGATAACTCTTTGGCACGCTGACCACGCTCTTTTGCGTGCGCAATGAAATACTGCAACTGCTTAGGGGGGTATTTCTCATCATCGACCTTTAAACCCTTCAACAGGCGCTTAATTGCGGAAAGCTGATCTTGGGTGTCCAAAATCTGAAAAGTGGACGGCAAACCCGCTTCTTTGTGATGGGCACGCAATAAACGGTTGCAAAGACCGTGGAAAGTGCCAATCCACATACCCCGGGTATTGATCGGTAACATGGCACTTAAGCGCAACATCATCTCTTTAGCGGCCTTATTGGTAAAGGTCACTGCGAGCACACCAATGGGTGATACCTGGCCGGTTTGGATCAACCAAGCTATACGGGTCGTGAGGACGCGGGTTTTTCCACTACCGGCACCAGCCAAAATCAGGGCTGACTGGGCTTGACCATTTGAATTGACAGGCGGGAGGGTCACTGCCTCGCGTTGTTCTGGATTAAGGTTTGCGAGCAAGTCTGAGTACATCGCCCCAATTATAATTTGCCTCTTATGCCAAATGCTTCGAATACCCCTAATTCACCCGCGGCCAGCTCCTTAGATGAACTAGCCAAATCCTACGAACCCGCCCCAATTGAAGCTTATTGGGGTCCGGAATGGGAACGCCGCGGCATTGCCGACGCCACCCTAGATGAGGGCAAGGGAGATTTCTCGATTCAATTGCCGCCACCGAATGTGACAGGCACCCTCCATATGGGTCATGCTTTTAATCAAACCATCATGGATGGCTTGGTGCGTCACGCCCGCATGTCCGGCAAAAATACCTTATGGGTTCCCGGTACAGATCACGCAGGCATCGCCACACAAATCGTCGTTGAACGCCAACTCGATGCACAGAAAGTTTCTCGTCACGATTTAGGTCGTGAGAAATTCTTAGAGAAAGTTTGGGAATGGAAAGAAACTTCCGGCAACACCATTACTCGCCAAATTCGTCGCCTAGGCGCTTCGATTGATTGGGGTAAAGAATATTTCACAATGGACAGCAAGATGTCCAAAGCAGTTGTTGAAGTATTTGTTCGTTTGCATGAGCAAGGATTGATTTACCGCGGCAAACGTTTAGTGAACTGGGACCCCGTTTTGGGAACTGCAGTCTCCGATCTAGAAGTAGTGAGCGAAGAAGAAGATGGCTCTATGTGGCACATCCGCTATCCATTAGCAGATGACTCAGGACACCTGACTGTTGCTACTACTCGCCCAGAGACCCTATTGGGCGACGTTGCCGTCATGGTCAATCCAGAAGATGAGCGCTACAAACATCTCATTGGTCAGTCGGTAAAACTGCCACTATGCAATCGCGAGATCCCGATCATTGCAGATGACTATGTGGATTTGGCTTTTGGTACTGGCGTAGTGAAAGTGACTCCTGCACACGACTTTAACGACTACGCTGTTGGACAACGCCATCAATTACCGCTTATCAACATCCTCACACTCGATGCCAAGATTAATGAAAATGCACCCGTTGCTTATCAAGATCTTGAGCGTTTTGCTGCACGTAAACAAATCGTTGCCGATTTAGATGCTGCTGGTTTATTAGAAAAAGTACAGCCGCATAAATTGATGGTGCCACGTGGCGATCGCACTCAAACCATCATTGAGCCTATGCTCACTGACCAATGGTTTGTGGCAATGTCTAAACCAAGTCCAGACAATCAATATCAACCAGGCTCATCTATCGCTGGCGCAGCATTAGATGCAGTCACTAAAGGTGACATCAAGCTCGTTCCTGAAAACTGGATCAATACCTATACCCAGTGGCTAGAGAACATTCAAGACTGGTGCATCTCACGTCAACTTTGGTGGGGCCATCAAATCCCCGCTTGGTATGGCGATGATGGCCAGATCTTTGTTGCTCGCTCTGAAGAAGAAGCCAAGGGCAAAGCTGTTGCGGCAGGCTATACCGGGCAACTCAACCGCGACCCTGATGTCTTAGATACTTGGTTTAGCTCAGCACTTGTGCCCTTTAGCTCATTAGGCTGGCCAGAGGAAACGCCTGCTCTCAAGCATTTCTTGCCTTCATCTGTTTTGGTCACCGGCTTTGACATCATCTTCTTCTGGGTGGCCAGAATGGTCATGATGACTTGTCATTTCACTGGCAAGGTACCGTTTAATACAGTGTACGTTCATGGCCTAGTTCGTGATGCCGAAGGTCAAAAGATGAGTAAGTCCAAAGGAAATACTTTGGATCCAATCGACCTCATTGACGGCATCAAGATTGAAGACTTAGTCACTAAGCGCACCACCGGCTTGATGAACCCCAAACAAGCTGAAAGCATAGGTAAGAAAACTAAGAAAGAATTTCCGGAAGGTATTCCTGCGTTTGGTACGGATGCCTTACGCTTTACATTCGCTTCACTCGCCTCACTTGGTCGCAATATTAACTTTGACCAAAAACGCTGCGAGGGTTATCGCAATTTCTGTAACAAGCTTTGGAATGCCACTCGCTTTGTGCTCATGAATTGCCCTGGCGATGAACAAGAAAATGGTTTTGCTCCTTGTGACAACCAATGCGGCCCAGAAGGGCAATTAGACTTCTCTCCCGCAGATCGCTGGATTGTTTCTTTACTTCAGAGAACGGAAGCTGATGTTGCCAAGGGCTTCCAGAACTATCGCTTTGACAATATTGCTGGCAGCATTTACCAGTTTGTTTGGGATGAGTATTGCGATTGGTACTTAGAGCTAGCCAAGGTTCAATTGCAGACTGGGACACCGGCACAGCAACGCGCTACTCGTCGCACTTTGCTTCGCGTTTTAGAAACTATCTTGCGTATGGCGCACCCACTCATTCCATTCATTACTGAAACCCTTTGGCAAACCGTTGGGCCTAAGGTTGGTAAGGAGTTGACCAAGCAAGACAAGCAAACGATTGCATTACAGCCATACCCTGTTGCTCAGCTCGATAAGATTGATGAGCAAAGCGAAACTTGGGTAGCTCAGATTAAATCGATTGTGGACGCTTGCCGTAATTTGCGTGGTGAGATGCAAGTCTCTCCTGCGCTCAAGGTACCTCTCTGGATTAGTGGGCCGCAAGACTTCCTGAAGAAGGCTAGCCCATACTTAACCGCGCTGGCCAAGTTATCCGAAGTCAAAATCTATGATGACGAGTCTGCACTCGAGAAGGATGCCCCAGGCGCCCCAATGGCCTTAGTTGGCAATCTCAAGCTACTACTCAAAATTGAAGTAGATGTTGCAGCCGAGAGAATTCGTCTGAGCAAAGAAATTGAGCGCCTAGCAAATGAGATTACCAAGGCACGTGGCAAGCTTGGTAACGAAAGTTTTGTAGCGCGAGCACCGGAAGAGGTCGTTGCCCAAGAAAAGCAACGTCTTGCTGGATTTGAGCAAAACCATGAGAAGCTTGTTGCACAATTAGAGCGACTGAAATAAAGCAGCAATACAACTGATCGGAATTTCTATGCCATTAAGCACTAAAGCTGTTACCAAAGCCGTCTTCCCTGTTGCTGGACTTGGCACGCGCTTCTTGCCAGCTACCAAAGCTAGCCCGAAAGAGATGCTGAATGTCGTGGATAAACCCCTGATTCAGTATGCGGTTGAAGAAGCCATTGCTGCCGGCATTACTGAAATGATTTTTGTTACTGGCCGCAGTAAGCGCGCCATCGAAGACCACTTTGATAAAGCATATGAATTGGAAGCCGAACTCGAAGCCAAAAATAAGCAGGCTCTATTAGAGATTGTTCGTAGCGTTAAACCAAGTCATGTGGATTGCGTGTATGTACGTCAACCTGAAGCACTGGGTTTGGGGCATGCAGTTCTGTGCGCAGAAAAGTTAGTTCGCGATGAGCCATTTGCCATCATCCTTGCAGATGACTTGCTTGATGGCCAGCCACCAGTTCTAAAGCAGATGCTTAAAGTGTTTGATGAGCAAAATGGCTCAGTCTTAGCAGTAGAAAAAATTGATCCATCCAAAAGCAGCTCCTACGGCATTATTTCCGGGTCGGAAGTGTCCAAAGGGATCTATCGTTTAAATGGGATTGTGGAGAAGCCACAACCCAAAGATGCGCCGTCCAACTTAGCAGTGGTGGGTCGTTATGTACTGTCTTCAGACATCTTTAATCACATTCGCAACCTCAAGCCTGGAGCCGGCGGTGAAATTCAACTCACCGATGCTATTGCCTCCTTGCTCAAAGAAGAGCCTGTGTTCGCCTATGAATACGATGGCGTGCGTTATGACTGCGGCAGCAAACTAGGCTACCTTAAGGCTTCTGTGGAATTCGCACTACGCCATCCAGAAGTGAGTACTGAGTTTGCAGCTTACTTAAAAAGTCGATCTTTAACTTAGACTAAAACTTCATCTTCGGCAGATTTAAATTCTGTGGGATAAAAGCAAAAAAGGCAGAAATCACTTTCTGCCTTTTCTATTGGTTGCCAGAGTTCTAGGTATTCAGAGTGCTTTATCTTCTCTTCAGAAAAAAAACCAATACATCACCGTCGGTAGTGCTGGAAAGTAGTTCATTGCCAGTCTGTTTTGCAAAGGCAGGAAAATCATTTGCCGCACCTGAGTCGGTAGCTTTGACCTTCAAGACTTGGCCGGACTCCATAGTGGCTAAAGCTTTCTTGGTGCGTAAGATCGGCAACGGGCAATTCATGCCAATGGCATCGACTTCGAGATTAAATTCAATAGGATTACTCACTTAGAGGCCACCCAATCTTTCACACCAGCTAATGCCGCACCCAACTTACTTGGGTCAGTACCACCAGCCATCGCCATCTCTGGTTTGCCACCGCCCTTGCCACCAACTTGCTGGGCAACAAAGTTCACCAAGTCACCCGCTTTCACTTTAGCAATTGAGTCTGCAGTCACACCAGCAATTAAGCTCACCTTATCACCCTGGACGGAAGCCAAAACAATGGCGGCTGTTTTCAATTTGGCTTTTAAGGCATCCATGGTTTCGCGAAGTACTTGAGCGTCTGCACCATCTAAGCGAGCTGCTAAGACTTTGATGCCGTTGACATCAATTGCTTGTGTCGCTAATTCATCACCTTGGCTTGCGGCAAGCTTAGAGTTCACCTTATCCAACTCACGTTCAGCTTGACGCAGGCTTTCTTGGAGTTGAGCAACACGATTTACCAAATCACCTGGATGGGTTTTTAAGATTGTTGCAGCTTCGTTGATCTTGTCTTCCATGCCTTGCAAGAAATTCAAAGCATTTCTACCAGTGACCGCCTCAACACGGCGAATACCTGCAGCAACACCGCCCTCAGAAACAATCTTCAAACTACCGATATCTCCAGTACGGCCCACGTGCGTGCCTCCACAGAGCTCTTTAGAACTACCAATTTCTAGAACGCGAACTTCGTCACCATACTTCTCACCAAAGAGCATCATGGCACCAGTTTTCTGCGCATCATCCAAAGACATCACTTTTCCGGAAGTTGCGGTATTAGCCAAGATCTCAGCATTCACGATATCTTCTACCCGACGAATTTCTGCTGCAGTAATGGGTGCGTTATGAGTAAAGTCAAAACGAGTTTTACTAGCATCGACCAAAGAACCCTTTTGCTGCACATGATCACCCAAGACTTCACGCAATGCTTTATGCAAAATATGCGTAGCACTGTGGTTACGCATCGTTTCAGTTCTTTGCTGGACATCTACCAAGGCGTTGATTGAATCACCCACCTTCAGCTCGCCCTCTTGCACTTCACCTTGATGACCAAACACATCAGCCTGAATCTTGAAAGTATCTTCAACTGCAAAACGTACTGCCTCATTGCGCAACTCACCCTTGTCACCAACCTGTCCACCAGATTCAGCATAGAAAGGGGTGTGATCTAAAACGATTACTGCAGTATCGCCAGCTTTAACAGACTGCACGGCCGAGCCATCAACGTAGAGTGCCGTTACTTTGGCACCCTCATGTTTCAGGGTGTCATAGCCATGAAACTGCGTTGGTTTGCCGGAGTACTCCAAACCTTGGGCCACTTTGAACTTGCCAGCCGCTCTTGCTTGATCGCGCTGCTTTTGCATCGCCAACTCAAAGCCTTCCGCATCAACCGAAACACCGCGCTCACGACACACATCGGCAGTCAAATCCAATGGGAAGCCAAACGTATCGTGCAAACGGAAGGCAGTTTCGCCATCAACGGTCTTAGCACCACCAACAAGCGCGCTCTCCAGAATCTCCATACCGTTAGCGATTGTCTGAAAGAAGCGCTCTTCTTCCTGCTTAATCACTTCACTTACTTTGTCCTTGGCAGCTTGTAACTCTGGATATGAAAGGCCCATCTCTTTTACGAGGGCAGGAACAAGTTGATAGAAAAACGGTTTGCGCGCACCCAACTTATAACCATGACGAATTGCACGGCGCGTAATACGACGCAGGACATAGCCGCGCCCAGCATTACCCGGAATCACACCATCCACCACGATAAAGCTACATGCACGAATATGGTCTGCAATCACCTTAAGCGAAGGACTGTCAATATCGCAGTTCGCGCCACCAGCTGTATCAACCGCTTCTTTAGCAGCCTTGAGCAAATTCACAAAGAGATCAATCTCATAATTGGAATGCACTTGCTGCAATACTGCAGCGATACGCTCCAAGCCCATGCCAGTATCAACGCTAGGCTTAGGCAAGAGATGCATGTTGCCCGCTTCGTCGCGGTTGAACTGCATGAACACGTTATTCCAGATCTCAATATAGCGATCACCATCCTCATCAGGACTTCCTGGAGGCCCGCCAGCAATGTGTGGGCCGTGGTCATAGAAGATTTCAGTGCAAGGTCCACATGGCCCGGTGTCGCCCATCATCCAGAAATTATCTGAAGCGTAACGCGCCCCCTTGTTATCGCCGATGCGAATAATGCGCTCAGCCGGCACACCAATTTGCTTGTTCCAAATCTCATAAGCCTCGTCATCTTCCGCGTAAACAGTCACGAGTAGCTTTTCTGCGGGAAGTTTAAAAACTTCAGTGAGTAATTCCCAGGCAAATTGAATTGCATCCTTCTTAAAGTAATCCCCAAAAGAGAAGTTGCCCAGCATTTCAAAAAAGGTGTGATGACGGGCTGTGTAGCCAACGTTATCCAAGTCATTGTGCTTGCCACCCGCACGGATACATTTTTGAGCGGTGGTTGCGCGGTTATAAGGACGCTTATCAAAACCCAAAAAGACATCCTTAAACTGATTCATCCCCGCAT from Polynucleobacter sp. AP-Jannik-300A-C4 encodes the following:
- a CDS encoding UvrD-helicase domain-containing protein, with protein sequence MYSDLLANLNPEQREAVTLPPVNSNGQAQSALILAGAGSGKTRVLTTRIAWLIQTGQVSPIGVLAVTFTNKAAKEMMLRLSAMLPINTRGMWIGTFHGLCNRLLRAHHKEAGLPSTFQILDTQDQLSAIKRLLKGLKVDDEKYPPKQLQYFIAHAKERGQRAKELSVGDDFQGKMAQLYAAYDEQCQREGVVDFAELLLRSYELLKHNEAIRTHYQERFRHILIDEFQDTNALQYAWLKLLSGHDASRVNVSGMGSSAVFAVGDDDQSIYAFRGADVENMRLYEKQYHPMMVKLEQNYRSHGHILDTANYLISNNTDRLGKNLRTDAGHGEPVRIYDAPSDHAEAAWLVDEIKALVNSGIKRTEIALLYRSNAQSRIIEHALFSAAIPYRVYGGLRFFERAEIKHALAYLRLLENPNDDTSFSRVVNFPTRGIGARSIEAVQDAARAQNSSLYLAASTLDGKAGASLGGFVRLVDHMREATRHNTLPETVEFVIQNSGLIQHYLSEREGQDRVENLQELINAATAFIAEEGYGQDATAATLPGENAPGTVEISPLAAFLSHASLEAGDNQAQAGQDAVQLMTVHSAKGLEFTSVFITGLEEGLFPHENSINEQNGLEEERRLMYVAITRAKERLYLSHTQSRMLHGQVRYNMPSRFLEELPSDSLKWLTPKVKDARWGGATSGNGGRSGSTWQDGYTRQREFGSNDFFDSGNERERPARQIGRVGSASTSVTRMASPPRGNYPFTIGQNVFHTKFGEGRVTGLEGNDADARAQVNFKRHGVKWLQLSIAKLAAID
- a CDS encoding valine--tRNA ligase, producing MPNASNTPNSPAASSLDELAKSYEPAPIEAYWGPEWERRGIADATLDEGKGDFSIQLPPPNVTGTLHMGHAFNQTIMDGLVRHARMSGKNTLWVPGTDHAGIATQIVVERQLDAQKVSRHDLGREKFLEKVWEWKETSGNTITRQIRRLGASIDWGKEYFTMDSKMSKAVVEVFVRLHEQGLIYRGKRLVNWDPVLGTAVSDLEVVSEEEDGSMWHIRYPLADDSGHLTVATTRPETLLGDVAVMVNPEDERYKHLIGQSVKLPLCNREIPIIADDYVDLAFGTGVVKVTPAHDFNDYAVGQRHQLPLINILTLDAKINENAPVAYQDLERFAARKQIVADLDAAGLLEKVQPHKLMVPRGDRTQTIIEPMLTDQWFVAMSKPSPDNQYQPGSSIAGAALDAVTKGDIKLVPENWINTYTQWLENIQDWCISRQLWWGHQIPAWYGDDGQIFVARSEEEAKGKAVAAGYTGQLNRDPDVLDTWFSSALVPFSSLGWPEETPALKHFLPSSVLVTGFDIIFFWVARMVMMTCHFTGKVPFNTVYVHGLVRDAEGQKMSKSKGNTLDPIDLIDGIKIEDLVTKRTTGLMNPKQAESIGKKTKKEFPEGIPAFGTDALRFTFASLASLGRNINFDQKRCEGYRNFCNKLWNATRFVLMNCPGDEQENGFAPCDNQCGPEGQLDFSPADRWIVSLLQRTEADVAKGFQNYRFDNIAGSIYQFVWDEYCDWYLELAKVQLQTGTPAQQRATRRTLLRVLETILRMAHPLIPFITETLWQTVGPKVGKELTKQDKQTIALQPYPVAQLDKIDEQSETWVAQIKSIVDACRNLRGEMQVSPALKVPLWISGPQDFLKKASPYLTALAKLSEVKIYDDESALEKDAPGAPMALVGNLKLLLKIEVDVAAERIRLSKEIERLANEITKARGKLGNESFVARAPEEVVAQEKQRLAGFEQNHEKLVAQLERLK
- a CDS encoding sulfurtransferase TusA family protein; protein product: MEFNLEVDAIGMNCPLPILRTKKALATMESGQVLKVKATDSGAANDFPAFAKQTGNELLSSTTDGDVLVFFLKRR
- the galU gene encoding UTP--glucose-1-phosphate uridylyltransferase GalU, whose translation is MPLSTKAVTKAVFPVAGLGTRFLPATKASPKEMLNVVDKPLIQYAVEEAIAAGITEMIFVTGRSKRAIEDHFDKAYELEAELEAKNKQALLEIVRSVKPSHVDCVYVRQPEALGLGHAVLCAEKLVRDEPFAIILADDLLDGQPPVLKQMLKVFDEQNGSVLAVEKIDPSKSSSYGIISGSEVSKGIYRLNGIVEKPQPKDAPSNLAVVGRYVLSSDIFNHIRNLKPGAGGEIQLTDAIASLLKEEPVFAYEYDGVRYDCGSKLGYLKASVEFALRHPEVSTEFAAYLKSRSLT
- the alaS gene encoding alanine--tRNA ligase; translation: MKVSQIRQAYLDYFAKKGHQIVPSSPVVPGDDPTLLFTNAGMNQFKDVFLGFDKRPYNRATTAQKCIRAGGKHNDLDNVGYTARHHTFFEMLGNFSFGDYFKKDAIQFAWELLTEVFKLPAEKLLVTVYAEDDEAYEIWNKQIGVPAERIIRIGDNKGARYASDNFWMMGDTGPCGPCTEIFYDHGPHIAGGPPGSPDEDGDRYIEIWNNVFMQFNRDEAGNMHLLPKPSVDTGMGLERIAAVLQQVHSNYEIDLFVNLLKAAKEAVDTAGGANCDIDSPSLKVIADHIRACSFIVVDGVIPGNAGRGYVLRRITRRAIRHGYKLGARKPFFYQLVPALVKEMGLSYPELQAAKDKVSEVIKQEEERFFQTIANGMEILESALVGGAKTVDGETAFRLHDTFGFPLDLTADVCRERGVSVDAEGFELAMQKQRDQARAAGKFKVAQGLEYSGKPTQFHGYDTLKHEGAKVTALYVDGSAVQSVKAGDTAVIVLDHTPFYAESGGQVGDKGELRNEAVRFAVEDTFKIQADVFGHQGEVQEGELKVGDSINALVDVQQRTETMRNHSATHILHKALREVLGDHVQQKGSLVDASKTRFDFTHNAPITAAEIRRVEDIVNAEILANTATSGKVMSLDDAQKTGAMMLFGEKYGDEVRVLEIGSSKELCGGTHVGRTGDIGSLKIVSEGGVAAGIRRVEAVTGRNALNFLQGMEDKINEAATILKTHPGDLVNRVAQLQESLRQAERELDKVNSKLAASQGDELATQAIDVNGIKVLAARLDGADAQVLRETMDALKAKLKTAAIVLASVQGDKVSLIAGVTADSIAKVKAGDLVNFVAQQVGGKGGGKPEMAMAGGTDPSKLGAALAGVKDWVASK